Proteins encoded by one window of Akkermansia muciniphila ATCC BAA-835:
- a CDS encoding MATE family efflux transporter: MSAGDAREGIIRGKAARARLGGKLAGLSLPRQIAVIAFWPFLEQLLSFFVTSSDLFIATKIGVDAQDTINISDGMGAVVFIMWFGFVIQGSIMMGATAIVSRMTGARDYPQAQHGLHQAAMLGLLAGTISCGLLFTCSDFLVTHVLTMNETARAYALQYVYMAAFAAPFSGVVFAINAALRGSGDTRLPFWIMMSVGILNVIFSVIFVFADAPLGGWRIGGIAAGTVCGYGISMCILLFIMLRRRKKIFTGRKNESLEELVRERGEHYAPPLYLSFSHLRPDMGMQKRILKIGLPQAVEVFGMWGIQMFCLSIISELPVKGVLGVHNIAVRIESLSFLPGFAIGMAASTLVGQYLGARNALMARITIWKCMRYAVIFMTGLGVLFSAFPALFMEIFSNGSTTLIDTGIPVLRTMLVVEPFFAACIVMKMSLRGAGDTRRVMLISYGIMGFFRVVCTWVWFRLAPETMTLWGIWLVFAFEMAVQSAILYKIVKGRSWTKLQV; encoded by the coding sequence ATGAGTGCGGGGGACGCAAGAGAAGGCATCATACGCGGCAAGGCGGCACGCGCCCGCCTGGGCGGAAAACTTGCCGGACTATCCCTGCCCCGGCAAATCGCCGTGATTGCTTTCTGGCCATTCCTGGAACAGCTGCTGAGCTTTTTCGTCACCTCGTCCGACCTTTTCATCGCCACTAAAATAGGGGTGGACGCCCAGGACACCATCAACATCTCTGACGGCATGGGCGCCGTCGTCTTCATCATGTGGTTCGGCTTCGTCATCCAGGGGTCTATCATGATGGGAGCCACAGCCATCGTTTCCCGCATGACGGGCGCCAGGGACTATCCCCAGGCCCAGCATGGCCTGCACCAGGCCGCCATGCTGGGGCTCCTGGCAGGAACCATCTCCTGCGGACTTCTCTTCACATGCAGCGATTTCCTGGTCACGCACGTACTGACCATGAATGAAACCGCCCGGGCCTACGCCCTGCAATACGTTTATATGGCCGCATTTGCGGCCCCGTTCAGCGGCGTGGTCTTTGCCATCAATGCCGCCCTGCGAGGCTCCGGAGACACGCGGCTTCCCTTCTGGATCATGATGAGCGTAGGCATCCTCAATGTCATCTTCAGCGTCATCTTCGTCTTTGCGGACGCTCCTCTGGGCGGCTGGCGCATCGGAGGAATTGCGGCAGGAACGGTCTGCGGCTACGGCATCAGCATGTGCATCCTGCTGTTCATCATGCTGCGGCGCAGAAAAAAAATCTTCACGGGCAGGAAAAATGAATCCCTGGAAGAACTTGTCCGGGAACGGGGAGAACACTATGCCCCGCCCCTGTACCTCAGCTTTTCCCATCTGCGGCCGGACATGGGCATGCAGAAGCGCATCCTGAAAATCGGGCTGCCGCAGGCCGTGGAAGTCTTCGGCATGTGGGGCATCCAGATGTTCTGCCTTTCCATCATCAGTGAACTGCCTGTTAAAGGCGTGCTGGGCGTCCACAATATTGCCGTCCGCATTGAATCGCTCAGTTTCCTGCCCGGCTTCGCCATCGGCATGGCCGCTTCCACGCTCGTGGGGCAATACCTGGGCGCCCGGAACGCGCTTATGGCCCGCATCACCATCTGGAAATGCATGCGGTACGCCGTCATCTTCATGACAGGCCTGGGAGTGCTCTTCAGCGCCTTTCCCGCCCTGTTCATGGAGATATTTTCCAACGGCAGCACGACCCTCATTGATACCGGAATCCCCGTGTTGCGCACCATGTTGGTGGTGGAACCCTTCTTCGCCGCCTGCATCGTGATGAAAATGTCCCTGCGCGGCGCGGGAGACACCCGGAGAGTCATGCTTATTTCCTACGGCATTATGGGCTTTTTCCGGGTCGTCTGCACCTGGGTATGGTTCAGGCTGGCACCGGAAACCATGACTTTGTGGGGCATCTGGCTGGTTTTCGCCTTTGAAATGGCCGTTCAATCCGCCATCCTCTATAAAATCGTCAAGGGGCGGAGCTGGACGAAGCTGCAAGTCTGA